In Trifolium pratense cultivar HEN17-A07 linkage group LG7, ARS_RC_1.1, whole genome shotgun sequence, a genomic segment contains:
- the LOC123899393 gene encoding pentatricopeptide repeat-containing protein At3g16010, whose amino-acid sequence MFSGSVAARRNISTWPHFSQRLKQTENEIVQMFHLPDSQEANHNLPLKGGRVLRKNPNARILDERFIRILKIFKWGPDAEKALEVLKLKLDIRLVREVLKIDVEPNVKIQFFKWAGKRRNFEHDSTTYMALIRCLDENRLVGELWRTIQDMVKSPCAIGPSELSEIVKILGRVKMVNKALSIFYQIKGRKCRPTSNTYNSVILMLMQEGHHEKVHELYNEMCSEGHCFPDTITYSALISVFAKLNRDDSAFRLFDEMKDNGLQPTAKIYTTLMGIYFKSGRVEEALNLVHEMRMGRCAPTVYTYTELIRGLGKSGRVEDAYIIYKNMLKDGYKPDVVLMNNLINILGRSGRLKDAIELFDEMKLLNCTPNVVTYNTIIKSLFEAKAPPSEASSWLERMKKDGVVPSSFTYSILIDGFCKTNRVEKALLLLEEMDEKGFPPCPAAYCSLINSLGKAKRYEAANELFQELKENCGSSSARVYAVMIKHFGKCGRFNEAIGLFNEMKKLGCIPDVYTYNALMTGMVRADMMDEAFTLFRTMEENGCTTDINSHNIILNGLARTGGPKRAMEMFEKMKTSTIKPDAVSYNTVLGCLSRAGLFEEAAKLMKEMSSKGFEYDLITYSSILEAVGKVDEDCNMVGS is encoded by the exons ATGTTTTCTGGATCCGTTGCTGCAAGGAGAAACATATCAACTTGGCCTCATTTCTCTCAGAGATTAAAGCAAACAG AAAATGAGATTGTTCAAATGTTTCACTTGCCTGATTCACAAGAAGCAAACCATAACCTTCCCTTGAAAGGAGGTAGAGTATTGAGGAAGAATCCTAATGCTAGAATATTGGATGAAAGATTCATTaggattttgaaaatatttaaatggGGACCTGATGCAGAAAAGGCATTGGAAGTGCTGAAGCTTAAGCTTGATATTCGTTTGGTTCGTGAGGTTTTAAAGATAGATGTTGAGCCGAATGTGAAGATTCAGTTTTTTAAATGGGCTGGGAAGAGAAGGAATTTTGAACATGATTCGACAACTTATATGGCGTTGATACGATGCTTAGATGAAAATAGACTGGTTGGTGAACTGTGGAGGACAATACAAGACATGGTTAAGAGTCCATGCGCAATTGGTCCATCTGAACTGTCTGAAATTGTGAAAATCTTGGGTAGGGTTAAGATGGTTAACAAGGCATTATCTATTTTTTATCAGATTAAGGGTCGCAAGTGTAGACCTACATCAAACACGTACAACTCTGTCATCTTGATGCTGATGCAAGAAGGGCATCATGAAAAAGTTCATGAGCTGTATAATGAAATGTGCAGTGAGGGTCACTGTTTCCCTGATACAATTACATACAGTGCTCTTATATCAGTGTTTGCAAAGCTAAATCGTGATGATTCGGCCTTTAGATTATTTGATGAGATGAAGGACAATGGATTACAGCCAACGGCAAAAATTTATACAACTTTAATGGGAATATACTTTAAGTCGGGCAGGGTTGAGGAAGCGTTGAACCTAGTCCACGAGATGAGAATGGGACGGTGTGCCCCAACTGTCTATACTTATACAGAATTGATAAGGGGATTGGGGAAATCTGGGAGGGTTGAAGACGCCTACATAATATACAAGAATATGCTGAAAGATGGTTACAAACCGGATGTTGTCTTGATGAATAATTTGATTAACATTTTGGGTAGATCAGGTCGCTTAAAAGATGCTATTGAGCTTTTTGATGAAATGAAATTGCTTAATTGCACACCTAATGTTGTGACATACAATACCATTATCAAATCTCTATTTGAGGCCAAAGCTCCACCTTCCGAGGCTTCTTCATGGTTAGAGAGAATGAAAAAAGATGGAGTGGTCCCTAGCTCGTTTACATATTCAATTCTCATCGATGGTTTCTGCAAAACAAATCGAGTTGAGAAGGCTTTGTTGCTTCTCGAGGAGATGGATGAAAAAGGCTTTCCACCTTGTCCTGCTGCCTACTGCAGCCTGATCAATAGCCTCGGTAAAGCAAAACGCTACGAGGCTGCAAATGAACTGTTCCAAGAATTGAAAGAGAACTGTGGAAGTTCGAGCGCTCGTGTGTATGCTGTCATGATTAAACATTTCGGAAAATGTGGGAGATTCAATGAAGCTATCGGTCTTTTCAACGAGATGAAAAAACTTGGATGCATCCCCGATGTTTATACTTATAATGCTCTCATGACCGGTATGGTAAGGGCAGACATGATGGACGAAGCTTTTACATTGTTTCGAACTATGGAAGAAAATGGTTGCACCACGGATATAAACTCGCATAATATCATCCTAAATGGTTTGGCTAGGACAGGTGGCCCAAAACGTGCTATGGAAATGTTCGAAAAAATGAAGACGTCTACTATTAAGCCAGATGCAGTTTCTTACAACACAGTTCTTGGCTGCCTTAGCCGTGCAGGTCTATTTGAAGAGGCTGCAAAGCTTATGAAAGAAATGAGTTCAAAGGGATTCGAGTATGATCTAATAACCTACTCTTCAATACTTGAGGCAGTTGGCAAGGTTGATGAAGATTGTAATATGGTAGGGTCATGA